A section of the Enterobacter sp. C2 genome encodes:
- a CDS encoding beta-propeller fold lactonase family protein, giving the protein MNNTVSTAGVLWATCELNGGNGYFSGTDLVTGQEIFSIQLGPMMTPEGFAVNKNNTIAWITDSYNDRIIIVDLVTQSVTGFVTTREVDGAMITPFQVALSPDETRLYVTGDTTKSLEIIDTVNNIRLPGIALPGHARGVTVSPDGKTVYVALYNTNQIGIIDVESALVTDALSVGQMPMEIVLSKEGTTLYVANQDGNSIAAVDTGTKEVAYIALDDSPRSLALSASELYLYVGTLASGVYTVDLASAEVIGSVQLPFSSNSVDVSPDDSSVYAMAYEVDGPQPTPVIVMDSPTVKITGSLSVNGFGRYMQVTA; this is encoded by the coding sequence ATGAACAATACAGTCTCTACAGCAGGTGTTTTATGGGCAACCTGTGAATTAAACGGCGGGAATGGCTATTTTTCAGGCACGGACTTAGTAACCGGGCAGGAGATTTTTAGTATACAGCTTGGGCCGATGATGACCCCAGAAGGGTTCGCTGTTAACAAAAATAATACTATAGCCTGGATTACAGATAGCTATAACGATCGAATTATTATCGTTGATTTAGTCACACAGTCAGTCACTGGTTTTGTTACTACGAGAGAGGTAGATGGTGCAATGATAACGCCTTTTCAGGTGGCGTTGAGTCCTGATGAAACCAGACTTTATGTAACGGGCGATACGACTAAATCCCTTGAAATAATTGATACTGTTAACAATATAAGGTTACCGGGGATCGCGCTTCCCGGCCACGCCCGAGGTGTAACGGTTTCGCCTGATGGTAAAACAGTTTACGTTGCGCTCTACAATACCAATCAGATAGGCATTATCGATGTTGAAAGCGCTTTAGTTACGGACGCCCTATCTGTAGGGCAGATGCCAATGGAAATTGTTTTATCTAAAGAGGGTACAACTCTTTATGTTGCCAATCAAGACGGCAACTCTATTGCGGCTGTTGATACAGGGACAAAAGAGGTAGCGTATATTGCATTAGACGATAGCCCACGCTCTTTAGCTCTATCAGCTAGCGAACTGTATTTATATGTTGGGACATTGGCGTCAGGTGTTTATACCGTTGATCTTGCCAGCGCAGAGGTAATTGGTTCTGTCCAGCTACCTTTTTCCAGTAACTCTGTGGACGTGAGTCCCGACGATAGTAGCGTATACGCTATGGCATATGAAGTAGATGGCCCTCAACCCACGCCTGTTATCGTTATGGATTCACCGACAGTGAAAATTACCGGCAGCCTCTCTGTCAATGGCTTTGGTCGATATATGCAAGTCACTGCCTAA
- a CDS encoding MFS transporter, whose amino-acid sequence MNDTVLHVSPVPARAWLAVAALGISAFSIVTSELAPVGMLSTLARDLNQTEYGAGLVVTAYGWVGALAALLSGTMPARISRKALLVGLMLILALSCMVAGLSHSMTAFMSARMAGALAHGAFWALIGVVAAQIVPAEKLGLATSVIFGGVSAASVLGVPLSSFIANMAGWRSAFAVISLVSLVTACALLWTLPTLAAPKPPGLHAYCGIFKNPAIVSLYGATACIISAHFAAFTYVEPLLTKAQGVPIVSISGLLLTSGLSGLAGNIIAGKLIDRHVKGLIIISLLLSAGALGILGLKSIAPLPFWLTGTLLAIWGAGIAIVFVGLQTWLLRSAGDAAQPASAIYVAIFNAAIGTGALAGGKALAVFDFQGIALLAAASLGAASCLSPCLKALRIP is encoded by the coding sequence ATGAACGACACCGTTTTACACGTAAGCCCGGTGCCCGCCCGCGCCTGGCTGGCAGTCGCTGCGCTCGGGATCAGCGCATTTTCGATTGTGACCAGCGAACTTGCTCCCGTTGGCATGCTCAGTACGCTTGCCAGAGATCTGAATCAGACTGAGTATGGTGCAGGTCTTGTCGTGACAGCCTATGGCTGGGTTGGCGCGCTTGCAGCGCTTCTTTCCGGAACAATGCCGGCACGAATTTCCCGTAAGGCTCTGCTTGTTGGCCTGATGCTGATCCTTGCCCTTTCCTGTATGGTGGCGGGTCTTTCCCACTCAATGACCGCATTTATGAGTGCGCGCATGGCCGGGGCACTGGCACACGGTGCTTTCTGGGCATTAATCGGTGTCGTGGCGGCACAGATTGTTCCAGCGGAAAAGCTTGGTCTGGCCACATCAGTCATTTTTGGTGGTGTTTCGGCTGCCAGCGTTCTTGGCGTGCCCCTGTCCAGCTTTATTGCAAATATGGCCGGATGGCGTAGTGCGTTTGCGGTGATTTCCCTGGTGTCACTTGTTACCGCCTGTGCTTTACTCTGGACGCTCCCCACGTTGGCAGCGCCTAAGCCGCCAGGGCTGCATGCATACTGCGGGATATTTAAAAACCCGGCGATCGTTTCCCTCTATGGTGCTACTGCCTGCATTATTTCGGCTCACTTCGCGGCATTCACCTACGTTGAACCGCTGCTGACGAAAGCGCAGGGAGTACCCATAGTGTCCATTTCTGGTCTGCTGCTGACATCAGGACTTTCCGGTCTTGCGGGAAACATCATTGCCGGTAAGCTAATTGATCGCCATGTAAAAGGGCTGATAATAATTTCGCTACTCCTGAGTGCGGGCGCGCTCGGTATACTGGGTTTAAAGAGCATCGCTCCTCTTCCTTTCTGGTTAACAGGGACGCTGCTCGCGATATGGGGCGCGGGTATCGCCATTGTATTTGTTGGCTTGCAGACATGGCTGCTTCGTAGCGCCGGAGATGCTGCACAACCGGCGTCAGCCATTTACGTTGCCATTTTCAACGCCGCCATCGGTACCGGTGCGCTTGCCGGAGGCAAGGCGCTGGCGGTATTCGATTTTCAGGGCATAGCTTTACTCGCCGCGGCGTCATTGGGTGCAGCATCATGCTTGTCGCCATGCTTAAAAGCCCTACGAATACCCTAA
- a CDS encoding LysR family transcriptional regulator, translated as MKTEFNWDDTRVFLAIARAGTLSGAAEAMSIGVATISRRLDRLEQSLSVPLFSRHQSGYRLTDDGEALLERAEALEYASLAFGETANLQGNVAGLVRLATSDNLATHFILPSLKGILDTYPDLRVEVLSGVQSVNLHRRDADMAIRMVKPEIGNLTLKRLGTVGFGVYGAKTYLDEMGGVPAGLALSNAQYVGWSESHQHLPAARWVTKMLRGRPCRVEANTLVAQVSAVASGLGLGVLPHFMARASGLQCVQPDTGADQTLWLVMHSDLAGSRRVRAVADHLIALFDKHKDHLMLP; from the coding sequence ATGAAGACTGAGTTCAATTGGGATGATACGCGTGTTTTTCTGGCGATTGCTCGCGCGGGTACGCTGAGTGGAGCCGCTGAGGCAATGAGTATTGGCGTTGCAACCATTTCCAGAAGGTTGGATCGGCTTGAGCAATCGCTGAGCGTACCGCTTTTTAGCAGGCATCAGAGCGGGTATCGGCTGACAGATGATGGCGAAGCCCTGCTGGAGCGGGCAGAGGCGCTGGAATATGCAAGCCTTGCTTTCGGCGAAACGGCCAATCTCCAGGGCAATGTTGCCGGACTTGTCCGACTCGCCACATCGGATAATCTGGCCACGCATTTTATTCTGCCTTCTCTGAAAGGGATCCTGGATACCTACCCTGATCTGCGGGTAGAGGTATTAAGCGGTGTGCAGTCAGTTAATCTGCATCGTAGAGATGCCGATATGGCAATCCGCATGGTAAAGCCAGAGATCGGTAATCTGACGTTAAAGCGGCTGGGAACGGTAGGCTTTGGTGTCTATGGCGCAAAAACGTATCTCGATGAGATGGGAGGCGTACCCGCGGGTCTGGCGCTAAGCAATGCTCAGTATGTCGGTTGGTCTGAGTCGCACCAGCACTTGCCTGCTGCGCGCTGGGTAACGAAGATGCTTCGGGGCAGGCCATGCCGAGTGGAAGCCAATACGTTGGTGGCTCAGGTATCGGCAGTTGCATCAGGTCTGGGTTTAGGTGTCCTGCCACACTTTATGGCGAGAGCCAGCGGCCTGCAATGCGTCCAACCGGATACCGGTGCTGATCAGACATTATGGCTGGTTATGCATTCAGATTTAGCGGGTTCACGGCGAGTCAGGGCCGTTGCAGATCACTTAATTGCACTATTCGATAAGCATAAAGATCACCTGATGCTGCCATGA
- a CDS encoding NUDIX domain-containing protein: MRTRPSSRLIILSPENDILLFNFSHQNDALSGMSYWATPGGGLEFNESFEQAALRELQEETGLKRDSAGVAVASRTFPMQLPDGETVLAEERFFIIHAEKRDIDCSGWSDHEKSVIQNHYWWTLEELRDTNQTIFPYDLIIDILCGSFG; encoded by the coding sequence ATGCGTACTCGCCCATCATCCAGGTTAATCATTCTTTCGCCTGAAAACGATATTTTGCTGTTTAACTTTTCTCATCAAAATGACGCCTTAAGCGGCATGTCATACTGGGCGACACCCGGCGGTGGGCTTGAATTTAACGAATCCTTTGAACAGGCCGCACTACGGGAGTTGCAGGAAGAGACCGGGTTAAAAAGGGATTCTGCTGGAGTGGCGGTGGCATCCCGAACCTTTCCCATGCAGCTGCCTGATGGGGAGACAGTTCTTGCGGAAGAGCGTTTCTTTATAATCCATGCTGAAAAGAGAGATATCGACTGCTCGGGATGGAGTGATCATGAAAAGAGCGTCATTCAAAATCATTACTGGTGGACATTAGAAGAGCTTAGAGATACTAACCAAACTATCTTTCCCTACGATTTAATCATCGACATACTCTGCGGGAGTTTTGGATAA
- a CDS encoding ASCH domain-containing protein — translation MTKLEELKSIYPSALVWHLGDSPKLADELVQLVLSGIKTATCCSKNSFQREYERGEAPCAGSYNIILDGTGQPMCVIQTVRLQVIRFCEMTSELASKEGEGDLSLEYWKEGHKRYFEREGTYSEEMELVFEEFELIEIL, via the coding sequence ATGACAAAGCTCGAAGAATTGAAAAGCATTTATCCTAGTGCACTTGTCTGGCACTTAGGCGACAGCCCAAAACTTGCTGACGAACTCGTTCAACTGGTTCTGAGTGGGATTAAAACAGCAACCTGCTGTTCGAAAAATTCTTTTCAGCGTGAATATGAACGAGGCGAAGCTCCCTGCGCTGGAAGTTACAATATCATTCTCGACGGAACCGGACAGCCAATGTGCGTGATTCAGACTGTCAGGTTGCAGGTCATTCGGTTTTGTGAAATGACGAGCGAACTCGCCAGCAAAGAAGGTGAAGGGGATTTAAGTCTTGAGTACTGGAAGGAAGGCCACAAACGTTATTTTGAACGTGAAGGCACTTATTCTGAGGAAATGGAACTTGTCTTTGAGGAGTTTGAGCTTATCGAGATTTTGTAA
- a CDS encoding aldo/keto reductase produces the protein MNSLPKIALGTWSWGTGVAGGDTIFGNHLKDEQMQEIFRAGIAEGLTLWDTAPVYGMGSSEQALGKVIQECARDDVILSTKFTPQIANEMVEKPLETMLMASLQRLGVDFIDIYWIHNPQNVEKWTPDLIPLLQKGLIKRVGVSNHNLAQIQRVNEILGQAGYTVSAVQNHYSLLYRSSEKAGVIEYCHQNNIIFFAYMVLEQGALSGRYNSHHPMPAGSNRAISYNSILPELQELTDVMQEIADIKEASVAQIAVAWAICKGTLPIVGATRLRHVTDAAMASTILLTPEEITRLELLADKTGIDTRGAWEEPMESLP, from the coding sequence ATGAATTCATTACCTAAAATAGCACTAGGCACCTGGTCCTGGGGCACTGGGGTGGCAGGTGGGGATACTATTTTCGGCAATCACCTTAAGGATGAACAGATGCAGGAGATATTCCGTGCAGGTATAGCGGAGGGATTAACTTTATGGGATACCGCCCCGGTTTACGGTATGGGAAGTTCAGAGCAGGCCCTTGGTAAAGTGATTCAGGAGTGCGCGCGCGATGACGTCATTTTATCGACAAAATTTACCCCACAAATAGCTAATGAAATGGTAGAAAAGCCACTTGAGACAATGCTTATGGCCAGTCTGCAGCGCCTGGGAGTGGATTTTATTGATATTTACTGGATCCATAATCCGCAGAATGTAGAAAAATGGACGCCGGATTTGATACCGCTTCTGCAAAAAGGACTAATAAAGCGCGTGGGAGTATCTAATCATAATCTTGCTCAAATCCAGCGTGTCAATGAAATCCTCGGACAGGCTGGATATACTGTCAGCGCCGTTCAGAACCATTATAGCCTTCTTTATCGTTCGTCAGAAAAGGCAGGTGTAATTGAGTATTGCCATCAGAATAACATCATATTTTTTGCCTATATGGTTCTTGAGCAGGGCGCGCTGAGCGGACGTTATAACTCACACCATCCCATGCCGGCTGGCAGTAACCGTGCGATAAGTTATAACAGCATACTGCCGGAACTACAGGAACTGACTGATGTCATGCAGGAAATAGCAGACATCAAAGAAGCCAGCGTGGCACAGATAGCGGTTGCATGGGCCATCTGTAAAGGAACATTGCCCATTGTTGGTGCCACCCGACTGCGGCACGTAACAGATGCAGCCATGGCTTCCACAATCCTGCTGACACCGGAAGAAATCACCAGACTAGAATTGCTGGCAGATAAAACGGGCATCGACACGCGCGGGGCCTGGGAAGAACCAATGGAGTCGCTACCCTAA
- a CDS encoding carboxylesterase family protein, with protein sequence MLILRRMKIMLSLILAACATCSQIAEAAIVHTQSGPVEGSSRQGMDFWEGIPFAAAPTGALRWQPPQPVKTWTRPLVVTKPAAACAQNADLGVFSKAGGQEDCLYLNVYRSSSANPQKKRPVFVWIYGGALEVGQADHYNPIKLATQGNAVIATFNYRVGVLGFYANPSLNGKNHNYANYGLMDQQAALRWVRANIAEFGGDPDNVTIAGESSGGDSVMANILSPAASGLFQHAIALSGSTLITRYPAFGASIPHDVAVKAAEDFAKSVGCTQDDANCLRALSTEQILKAQTPFAFRQFIIDGQLIPQHPADAFREGRFNNKVTLVNGGNHDEGTLFAALPELATGNAMTEDNYAEAMKSIFGEAMLPAVLKEYPAKAYNTPSEAFSAAAGDSLFSCPVHELNNLIANKLPLYAYEFSDQTAPMYTDPVTFPLMASHTSELSYLFPGFHGGADKSIKLNSLQEKLSDEMVTYFSHLAALKEKQAVWPQYDPDRENYMTFVLPASRMISGRFSQVHHCDFWKTSGIF encoded by the coding sequence ATGCTTATATTAAGACGTATGAAAATTATGCTTTCTCTGATTCTTGCGGCCTGTGCCACATGCAGTCAGATTGCAGAGGCAGCCATAGTTCATACCCAGTCAGGTCCGGTCGAGGGTTCATCCCGTCAAGGTATGGACTTCTGGGAAGGTATTCCCTTTGCCGCAGCTCCTACGGGAGCGCTTCGCTGGCAGCCTCCACAGCCAGTGAAAACCTGGACTCGTCCTCTTGTGGTAACCAAGCCAGCTGCGGCGTGCGCTCAGAATGCGGATCTGGGCGTGTTTTCCAAAGCAGGTGGGCAGGAAGATTGTCTTTATTTAAATGTTTACCGCAGCTCTTCCGCTAATCCACAGAAAAAGCGTCCAGTATTTGTCTGGATCTATGGCGGAGCGCTTGAGGTGGGCCAGGCTGATCATTATAACCCGATCAAGCTGGCCACACAGGGAAATGCCGTGATAGCCACTTTTAATTACCGCGTTGGCGTGCTGGGTTTTTATGCTAATCCGAGCCTGAATGGAAAAAACCACAACTATGCCAACTATGGCCTGATGGATCAGCAGGCTGCATTACGCTGGGTTAGAGCTAACATAGCCGAATTTGGGGGCGATCCCGATAACGTTACGATTGCAGGCGAGTCATCGGGCGGTGACAGCGTGATGGCAAACATCCTGTCACCAGCTGCTTCCGGACTTTTTCAGCACGCCATTGCGTTAAGTGGCTCAACGCTGATTACACGCTATCCAGCATTTGGCGCGTCCATCCCGCATGACGTTGCTGTCAAAGCAGCCGAGGATTTTGCGAAATCCGTTGGATGTACTCAGGATGATGCTAATTGTCTGCGCGCTCTTTCTACTGAGCAGATCCTCAAAGCGCAAACACCATTTGCTTTCAGACAGTTCATCATTGATGGTCAGCTCATACCGCAGCATCCTGCCGATGCCTTCCGTGAGGGCAGATTTAATAATAAGGTCACTCTGGTTAATGGCGGTAACCATGATGAGGGCACATTGTTTGCGGCGCTGCCTGAGCTGGCCACCGGCAATGCCATGACTGAAGATAACTATGCAGAAGCGATGAAAAGCATTTTCGGAGAAGCTATGCTGCCTGCGGTGCTAAAAGAATACCCGGCAAAGGCTTATAATACGCCTTCAGAGGCATTCTCTGCTGCTGCAGGTGACAGTCTTTTTTCCTGCCCGGTACATGAATTAAATAATCTTATTGCGAATAAGCTGCCACTTTACGCCTACGAGTTCAGCGATCAGACTGCACCAATGTATACCGACCCGGTTACTTTTCCGCTGATGGCGTCCCATACGTCTGAGCTATCATACCTTTTCCCGGGTTTTCACGGCGGCGCCGACAAATCAATAAAGCTGAATTCGTTACAGGAGAAACTCTCTGATGAAATGGTAACTTACTTTTCTCATCTCGCGGCTCTGAAGGAAAAGCAGGCCGTCTGGCCACAATACGATCCAGATAGAGAAAATTATATGACATTCGTGCTCCCTGCATCACGCATGATCTCTGGACGTTTCAGCCAGGTGCATCATTGTGACTTCTGGAAAACCTCGGGAATTTTTTAA
- a CDS encoding SDR family NAD(P)-dependent oxidoreductase, producing the protein MWKTSLKMVTESSKLMTDPSFFPWLITTASRSVIGTARDLNKAEAAVSGIRSAGGSLKLLQLDLASLSSIRAAAVDLLNTGLNFDIVIANAGVMATPEGKTEDGFEMQFGTNAIGHFVLINRISPLLHSGSRIILLSSAAHAVADVNLDDINFEKSSYDPWIAYGRSKTAVAQLAVEFERRLASKGIHATAVHPGAIQTELQRHYGKELDDAIIQKTNEANARRGLPPFQWKTVQQGAATTVWCAAVAQEEEIGGKFCEDCHVTEINDSEGVTNGVRSYVFDKKKTEALWTKIEELVHEKF; encoded by the coding sequence ATGTGGAAAACTTCTCTGAAAATGGTCACTGAGTCCAGTAAGCTCATGACCGACCCTTCTTTTTTTCCGTGGCTAATAACAACAGCCAGTCGATCAGTGATCGGTACTGCTCGGGATCTGAATAAGGCTGAGGCGGCTGTAAGCGGTATCCGATCTGCTGGCGGCTCACTTAAGCTGCTTCAGCTTGACCTGGCCAGCCTCAGCAGTATCAGGGCTGCGGCTGTGGATTTGCTCAACACCGGCCTTAATTTTGACATTGTAATTGCTAACGCGGGCGTCATGGCCACCCCGGAGGGTAAAACAGAAGACGGTTTTGAGATGCAGTTTGGAACAAACGCCATTGGACATTTTGTTTTGATTAATCGTATATCACCGCTTCTGCACAGCGGTAGCCGTATCATACTACTTTCATCCGCCGCGCATGCTGTTGCAGACGTCAACCTTGATGATATTAACTTTGAAAAATCATCCTACGATCCGTGGATAGCCTATGGCCGGTCTAAAACGGCAGTTGCGCAGCTCGCTGTGGAATTTGAACGCCGCCTTGCAAGTAAAGGCATTCATGCCACCGCAGTCCATCCCGGCGCCATTCAGACTGAACTCCAGCGCCACTACGGTAAAGAACTGGATGATGCCATTATCCAGAAAACTAATGAAGCCAATGCCAGAAGAGGATTGCCGCCGTTCCAGTGGAAAACTGTTCAGCAAGGTGCGGCTACCACTGTCTGGTGTGCTGCCGTAGCGCAAGAGGAAGAAATTGGTGGCAAATTCTGTGAAGACTGTCATGTTACTGAGATTAACGACAGTGAGGGTGTGACAAACGGTGTGCGTTCCTATGTTTTTGATAAGAAGAAAACAGAGGCATTATGGACAAAAATTGAAGAACTGGTTCATGAGAAATTCTGA
- a CDS encoding MFS transporter — protein MKSNAAIEDNPQEKIALWGGIWGMAIGVASLVTAEFMPVSLLTPMAHGLGVSEGIAGQTISATAVVAVLTSVFLPYIIRTADRRLVMLGFSMLMIISSLIVASASSFSMLLVGRVFLGMSLGGFWSMSTSVAVRLVPQKDVTKAFAIIFGGVSAASVISGPLGSILETFVGWRVVFLFCAGFSALGLVWQFLTLPAMPAQGKSSLSLLYNVFMRHDVRIGMACVGLTFGGHMAFFTYMRPFLETVAGVNVSTFTSLLLTFGIANFIGNSISGTVINRSLRASLVTVPFMMFALVILLLMSGTHFWLTALCVTLWGFAFGFIPVGWSTWLTRAISDETEAGGSIYVACIQFGLLAGAGVGGILLDAQGVNATFIFAGSIMLLSAALIYTRLRLR, from the coding sequence ATGAAAAGTAATGCAGCTATAGAAGACAATCCGCAAGAAAAAATAGCCTTGTGGGGGGGGATATGGGGAATGGCAATAGGTGTTGCTTCGCTCGTCACTGCTGAGTTCATGCCAGTGAGTCTTCTTACACCAATGGCTCATGGTCTGGGCGTCAGCGAAGGTATTGCCGGTCAGACCATTTCCGCCACAGCCGTCGTCGCCGTACTGACGAGTGTGTTTTTACCCTATATTATCCGCACTGCTGACAGGCGTCTGGTTATGTTGGGATTCTCGATGCTGATGATTATCTCCTCACTTATCGTCGCCTCGGCTTCAAGTTTTTCCATGTTGCTTGTCGGACGTGTATTTCTGGGTATGTCTCTTGGCGGGTTCTGGTCAATGTCAACGTCCGTAGCTGTGCGGCTAGTTCCACAGAAAGACGTGACTAAAGCATTTGCCATTATTTTCGGGGGGGTATCCGCGGCCTCTGTTATTTCCGGCCCGCTGGGGAGTATCCTTGAAACATTTGTTGGCTGGCGTGTCGTGTTTCTGTTCTGCGCCGGATTCAGCGCGCTAGGTTTAGTCTGGCAGTTTCTTACCCTGCCAGCCATGCCTGCGCAGGGCAAATCCTCCCTTTCTCTGTTGTATAACGTTTTCATGCGTCATGATGTCCGTATCGGCATGGCGTGTGTGGGATTAACCTTCGGTGGCCACATGGCCTTCTTTACTTACATGCGACCTTTCCTTGAAACGGTAGCCGGAGTGAATGTCAGCACGTTTACCTCGCTTCTTCTTACATTCGGAATCGCGAACTTTATTGGTAACAGTATTTCCGGCACTGTCATTAACCGCAGCCTGAGAGCCAGTCTTGTGACCGTTCCCTTTATGATGTTCGCTCTAGTTATCCTGCTGTTGATGAGTGGGACGCATTTCTGGCTGACTGCGCTTTGTGTCACCCTCTGGGGCTTTGCATTTGGTTTTATCCCGGTGGGATGGTCGACATGGCTTACGCGGGCTATCAGTGATGAAACCGAAGCCGGTGGCAGCATATATGTAGCCTGCATTCAATTCGGACTTCTGGCCGGTGCCGGAGTGGGTGGAATACTGCTGGATGCACAAGGCGTTAATGCGACATTCATCTTCGCCGGTAGTATCATGCTGCTGTCTGCCGCACTAATCTATACCCGCCTCAGACTGAGATAA
- a CDS encoding LysR family transcriptional regulator, with product MEQVTLDRLTGIIAFARAASLGSYTAASRVLSISPSAVSKSIRRLEERLNVKLFNRTTRSLTLTPEGRDLYQRALRLLREAEEIEQAAFAARTEPSGMIKITSPYPVGVHLIAPHLPEFRRRYPSLSVELHLSDTFTDLIEESIDIAVRIGPLVDSRLIARKLAQNFVYLYASPVYLKENGVPGALDELVHHSLINVRINSSGQLIKWIFRAGDESAEFIPEAQLTANSTDAALAMIKAGGGIGILPSYIVHPYVLSGELTPVLEEYYIVRNDITAFWSESRRGNPNVRVFVEFLDEIFSGAAP from the coding sequence ATGGAACAGGTAACACTGGACAGACTTACGGGTATTATTGCGTTTGCACGTGCGGCGTCTCTTGGAAGCTATACTGCTGCATCAAGGGTCCTTTCGATCTCCCCCTCTGCCGTCAGTAAAAGCATTCGGCGTCTTGAAGAGCGGCTTAACGTTAAGCTTTTTAACAGAACCACGCGTTCGCTGACGCTGACACCGGAAGGCAGGGATCTTTATCAGAGAGCGCTCAGGTTACTGCGTGAAGCAGAAGAAATTGAGCAGGCCGCTTTTGCTGCACGCACCGAACCCTCTGGTATGATTAAAATTACTTCACCCTATCCGGTGGGAGTGCATCTTATCGCCCCCCATCTCCCTGAATTCAGACGCCGTTATCCCAGTCTGAGCGTTGAGCTTCATCTCAGCGATACTTTCACTGATCTTATTGAAGAAAGTATAGATATTGCAGTACGTATCGGCCCCTTGGTCGACTCCAGGCTGATTGCCAGAAAACTGGCTCAAAATTTTGTCTACCTTTATGCATCCCCGGTTTACCTGAAAGAAAATGGTGTTCCCGGAGCGCTGGATGAACTCGTGCATCACAGTCTTATTAATGTCCGTATTAACAGTTCCGGTCAGTTAATCAAGTGGATTTTTCGGGCCGGAGATGAATCTGCTGAGTTTATCCCGGAGGCACAACTAACGGCTAACAGCACGGACGCTGCACTGGCAATGATCAAGGCAGGCGGCGGCATAGGTATTCTCCCTTCCTACATTGTGCATCCCTATGTGCTGAGCGGTGAACTGACCCCTGTTCTGGAAGAGTATTACATCGTTCGTAACGACATTACGGCGTTCTGGTCTGAAAGCCGTCGCGGAAATCCAAATGTCAGGGTTTTCGTCGAATTTCTTGACGAAATTTTTTCAGGCGCTGCTCCCTAA